A window from Cryobacterium sp. SO1 encodes these proteins:
- the rplW gene encoding 50S ribosomal protein L23: MATPIQKDPRDVIIAPVVSEKSYGLIDEGKYTFIVDPRSNKTEIKLAIEKIFKVEVASIKTMNRIGKTRRTKFGMGKRKDTKRAIVTLKSGSIDIFTAVG, encoded by the coding sequence ATGGCTACCCCGATTCAAAAGGACCCCCGCGACGTCATCATCGCTCCGGTCGTCTCTGAAAAGAGCTACGGCCTGATCGACGAAGGCAAGTACACCTTCATCGTGGACCCGCGCTCGAACAAGACCGAAATCAAGCTGGCGATCGAGAAGATCTTCAAGGTTGAGGTTGCGTCGATCAAAACCATGAACCGCATCGGCAAGACTCGCCGGACCAAGTTCGGCATGGGTAAGCGCAAGGACACCAAGCGTGCCATCGTCACGCTCAAGTCCGGTTCCATCGACATCTTCACGGCCGTCGGCTAA
- the rpsC gene encoding 30S ribosomal protein S3: MGQKVNPYGFRLGITTDHVSRWFSDSTKPGQRYSDFVAEDVKIRRLLSTSLDRAGVSRIEIERTRDRVRVDIHTARPGIVIGRRGAEAERIRSDLEKLTAKQIQLNILEVKNPEQDAQLVAQGIAEQLSARVAFRRAMRKGLQGAQRAGAKGVRIQVSGRLGGAEMSRSEFYREGRVPLHTLRANIDYGFYEAKTTFGRIGVKVWIYKGDITNKELAREQANAKSSRPERRDDRPRRAPRAEGAAPVAAGVEAK, translated from the coding sequence ATGGGTCAGAAAGTAAACCCGTATGGCTTCCGTCTGGGAATCACGACCGACCACGTGTCGCGTTGGTTCTCTGACAGCACGAAGCCGGGCCAGCGTTACAGCGACTTCGTCGCTGAAGACGTCAAGATCCGCCGCCTGTTGAGCACCAGCCTCGACCGCGCCGGCGTGTCCCGCATCGAGATCGAGCGCACCCGCGATCGTGTCCGTGTCGACATTCACACCGCCCGTCCGGGCATCGTGATCGGTCGTCGCGGCGCGGAAGCAGAGCGCATCCGGTCCGACCTTGAAAAGCTCACCGCCAAGCAGATCCAGCTGAACATCCTCGAGGTCAAGAACCCCGAGCAGGATGCACAGCTTGTCGCGCAGGGCATCGCAGAGCAGCTCTCCGCTCGTGTGGCTTTCCGCCGCGCGATGCGTAAGGGCCTGCAGGGCGCCCAGCGCGCCGGCGCCAAGGGTGTTCGCATCCAGGTGTCCGGTCGTCTCGGTGGCGCTGAGATGAGCCGTTCGGAGTTCTACCGCGAAGGCCGTGTGCCGCTGCACACCCTGCGCGCGAACATCGACTACGGCTTCTACGAAGCCAAGACCACCTTCGGCCGCATCGGCGTGAAGGTCTGGATCTACAAGGGCGACATCACCAACAAGGAACTCGCTCGTGAGCAGGCCAACGCTAAGTCGTCCCGCCCCGAGCGTCGTGACGACCGTCCCCGCCGTGCGCCTCGCGCAGAGGGCGCGGCTCCGGTTGCAGCAGGAGTTGAGGCTAAATAA
- the rplV gene encoding 50S ribosomal protein L22: protein MVESIARVRHIRVTAQKARRVVNLIRGKQAHEALGILKFAPQGASDPVYKLVESAIANARVKADAANEFLDEQDLFISQAFVDEGTTLKRFQARAQGRAFQIKKRTSHITVVLATPEEGTK from the coding sequence ATGGTGGAGTCGATCGCACGCGTGCGTCACATCCGCGTTACCGCCCAGAAGGCCCGTCGCGTTGTCAACCTGATTCGTGGCAAGCAGGCGCATGAAGCGCTGGGAATTCTCAAGTTCGCGCCGCAGGGCGCGTCCGACCCCGTGTACAAGCTGGTCGAATCGGCCATCGCGAACGCACGGGTCAAGGCCGATGCTGCGAACGAGTTCCTGGACGAACAGGATCTGTTCATCTCCCAGGCATTCGTCGACGAGGGCACGACGCTCAAGCGTTTCCAGGCCCGCGCACAGGGTCGCGCATTCCAGATCAAGAAGCGTACGAGCCACATCACTGTTGTGCTCGCCACTCCTGAGGAGGGTACGAAGTAA
- the rpsJ gene encoding 30S ribosomal protein S10, with product MAGQKIRIRLKSYDHEVIDISARKIVDTVTRAGATVVGPVPLPTEKNVVCVIRSPHKYKDSREHFEMRTHKRLIDIIDPTPKAVDSLMRLDLPADVNIEIKL from the coding sequence ATGGCGGGACAGAAAATCCGCATTCGACTTAAGTCGTATGACCACGAGGTCATCGACATCTCGGCGCGCAAGATCGTCGACACCGTCACCCGTGCGGGTGCAACCGTTGTCGGCCCCGTGCCGCTTCCGACCGAGAAGAACGTGGTGTGTGTCATCCGTTCCCCTCACAAGTACAAGGACAGCCGGGAGCACTTTGAAATGCGCACCCACAAGCGTCTGATCGACATCATTGACCCGACGCCGAAGGCCGTCGACTCGCTTATGCGTCTCGACCTCCCGGCCGACGTCAACATCGAGATCAAGCTCTAG
- the rpsQ gene encoding 30S ribosomal protein S17, which yields MAKTDETVVPAEALVRGYRKTLRGYVTSDKMDKTIVVEVEDRVKHPLYGKVIRRTSKLKVHDAENTAGVGDLVLISETRPLSATKRFRLVEVLEKAK from the coding sequence ATGGCGAAGACTGACGAAACGGTCGTCCCCGCCGAGGCTCTCGTGCGCGGCTACCGCAAGACGCTGCGTGGTTACGTGACCAGCGACAAGATGGATAAGACCATCGTTGTCGAGGTCGAAGACCGCGTGAAGCACCCCCTGTACGGCAAGGTCATCCGCCGTACGTCCAAGCTGAAGGTTCATGACGCGGAGAACACCGCCGGCGTCGGCGACCTGGTCCTGATCAGTGAAACTCGCCCGCTGAGCGCCACCAAGCGCTTCCGCCTGGTCGAGGTTCTCGAGAAGGCCAAGTAA
- the rplB gene encoding 50S ribosomal protein L2 yields MAIRKYKPTTPGRRGSSVADFAEITRSTPEKSLLRPLSKTGGRNNQGRITTRHIGGGHKRQYRVIDFKRNDKDGVNAKVAHIEYDPNRTARIALLHFLDGSKRYIIAPNKLNQGDIVESGAGADIKPGNNLPLKNIPTGTIIHAIEIRPGGGAKLARSAGVSVRLVAKDGIYAQLRLPSGEIRNVDARCRATIGEVGNAEQSNINWGKAGRMRWKGVRPTVRGVAMNPVDHPHGGGEGKTSGGRHPVSPWGQKEGRTRHPNKESDKLIVRRRTVGKKRK; encoded by the coding sequence ATGGCTATTCGTAAGTACAAGCCCACGACCCCCGGTCGTCGCGGTTCTTCTGTTGCGGACTTCGCAGAGATCACCCGTTCGACGCCCGAGAAGTCGCTGCTTCGTCCGCTGTCCAAGACCGGTGGTCGTAACAACCAGGGTCGCATCACGACGCGTCACATCGGTGGTGGCCACAAGCGCCAGTACCGCGTGATCGACTTCAAGCGCAACGACAAAGACGGCGTCAACGCCAAGGTCGCTCACATCGAGTACGACCCCAACCGCACGGCGCGCATCGCGCTGCTGCACTTCCTGGACGGCTCCAAGCGCTACATCATCGCGCCGAACAAGCTGAACCAGGGCGACATCGTCGAGTCGGGTGCCGGTGCTGACATCAAGCCCGGCAACAACCTGCCGCTGAAGAACATCCCCACCGGTACCATCATTCACGCCATCGAGATCCGTCCGGGTGGTGGCGCCAAGCTGGCCCGCTCCGCCGGAGTGTCGGTTCGCCTGGTCGCGAAGGATGGCATCTACGCCCAGCTGCGCCTGCCGTCCGGAGAAATCCGTAACGTCGACGCCCGCTGCCGCGCCACGATCGGCGAGGTCGGCAACGCCGAGCAGTCGAACATCAACTGGGGCAAGGCCGGCCGGATGCGCTGGAAAGGCGTTCGCCCGACCGTTCGTGGTGTTGCCATGAACCCGGTCGACCACCCGCACGGTGGTGGTGAGGGTAAGACGTCCGGTGGACGTCACCCCGTCAGCCCCTGGGGCCAGAAGGAAGGGCGCACCCGCCACCCGAACAAGGAAAGCGACAAGCTCATTGTTCGTCGCCGTACCGTCGGCAAGAAGCGTAAGTAG
- the rplD gene encoding 50S ribosomal protein L4, with amino-acid sequence MATALDLIDANGKKAGSVELPAEIFDVQTNIPLIHQVVVAQLAAARQGTHKVKSRGEVSGAGRKPFKQKGTGRARQGSIRAPQMTGGGIVHGPTPRSYDQRTPKKMIAAALKGSLSDRARGDRLHVVTALFSHETPSTKGAITLLTQIASSKHVLVVLERTDELTLRSIRNLPTVHVLSWDQLNAYDVLVSDDIVFTKGAFDAFVAHKTKKEEVSA; translated from the coding sequence ATGGCTACCGCACTCGACCTCATCGACGCCAACGGCAAGAAGGCCGGCTCCGTTGAGCTGCCCGCCGAAATCTTCGACGTCCAGACCAACATCCCGCTGATTCACCAGGTCGTTGTCGCGCAGCTCGCTGCCGCACGCCAGGGAACGCACAAGGTAAAGAGCCGCGGAGAAGTTTCCGGTGCCGGCCGCAAGCCGTTCAAGCAGAAGGGAACCGGTCGCGCTCGTCAGGGCTCGATCCGCGCCCCTCAGATGACCGGTGGTGGCATCGTCCACGGACCGACCCCGCGCAGCTACGACCAGCGCACCCCGAAGAAGATGATTGCCGCCGCGCTCAAGGGTTCGCTCTCTGACCGCGCCCGTGGCGACCGTCTTCACGTGGTCACCGCTCTGTTCTCGCACGAGACGCCCAGCACCAAGGGCGCCATCACGCTGCTCACCCAGATCGCCAGCAGCAAGCACGTGCTGGTCGTTCTCGAGCGCACCGACGAGCTGACCCTCCGCAGCATCCGCAACCTCCCGACGGTGCACGTGCTGTCCTGGGACCAGCTGAATGCCTATGACGTTCTCGTCTCTGACGACATCGTCTTCACCAAGGGCGCGTTTGACGCGTTCGTGGCGCACAAGACCAAGAAGGAAGAGGTGTCCGCATAA
- the rpmC gene encoding 50S ribosomal protein L29, which translates to MAIGSKELASVELDTFENERLFDELKKAKEELFNLRFQSATGQLESHGRLRAVKRDIARIYTVLRERELGIRATPVAVEAPAKAEKKTTKKAKAKDASTDAPAADAVETKEA; encoded by the coding sequence ATGGCGATCGGATCCAAGGAGCTCGCCTCAGTCGAGCTCGACACCTTTGAAAACGAACGACTGTTCGACGAGCTGAAGAAGGCCAAGGAAGAGCTGTTCAACCTGCGCTTCCAGTCGGCCACCGGCCAGCTCGAAAGCCACGGCCGCCTCCGCGCGGTCAAGCGGGACATTGCACGCATCTACACGGTTCTCCGTGAGCGCGAGCTGGGCATTCGTGCCACTCCCGTCGCAGTCGAGGCTCCGGCCAAGGCTGAGAAGAAGACGACCAAGAAGGCCAAGGCCAAGGACGCATCCACGGATGCTCCCGCTGCTGACGCCGTCGAGACGAAGGAGGCCTAA
- a CDS encoding VanZ family protein: MEQKTMTDKGPPRSRVRQQLGLGLVLAYGLVVVLATMWPTPLDQGFASSINRVLTVLHRNGIPEWFGYSKLEFTANIFMFIPLGFLVSMLLPVRVWWLALLICPGLSVAIELTQAYALSARFATVSDVAANSIGALIGAVFAVLLRAAVYNRDEKMIARRLWEMRLSL; encoded by the coding sequence ATGGAGCAGAAGACGATGACGGACAAAGGCCCGCCGAGAAGCAGAGTACGGCAGCAACTGGGTCTGGGCCTGGTTCTGGCGTACGGGCTGGTTGTCGTCTTGGCGACGATGTGGCCCACACCTCTGGACCAGGGCTTCGCATCGTCGATCAACCGGGTTCTCACGGTGTTGCACCGAAACGGAATCCCCGAGTGGTTCGGGTACTCCAAACTCGAGTTCACCGCGAATATCTTCATGTTCATTCCGCTCGGATTCCTGGTGAGCATGTTGCTGCCAGTCCGGGTGTGGTGGTTGGCCCTGCTCATCTGCCCAGGGCTCTCCGTCGCTATCGAGCTGACGCAGGCATACGCCCTGAGTGCGCGGTTCGCCACGGTGTCTGACGTCGCGGCAAATTCCATCGGAGCACTCATCGGCGCGGTATTCGCCGTTCTGCTGCGGGCCGCTGTGTACAACCGCGACGAGAAGATGATAGCCAGGCGACTCTGGGAGATGCGTCTCAGTCTTTAG
- the rpsS gene encoding 30S ribosomal protein S19 has protein sequence MPRSLKKGPFVDDHLLRKVVKANEASSKNVIKTWSRRSMIIPDMLGHTIAVHDGRKHIPVFVTESMVGHKLGEFAPTRTFRGHVKDDKKGRRR, from the coding sequence ATGCCAAGAAGTCTTAAGAAGGGCCCCTTCGTTGACGACCACCTGCTTCGCAAGGTTGTCAAGGCGAATGAAGCCTCAAGCAAGAACGTAATCAAGACCTGGTCGCGCCGTTCGATGATCATCCCCGACATGCTCGGGCACACCATCGCGGTTCACGACGGTCGCAAGCACATCCCGGTGTTCGTCACCGAGAGCATGGTGGGACACAAGCTCGGCGAGTTTGCCCCCACCCGCACCTTCCGTGGTCACGTGAAGGATGACAAGAAGGGTCGTCGCCGCTAA
- a CDS encoding DUF4012 domain-containing protein, with translation MVAGIVVLCGATWLATRVLVVKTDLEASQQLVTQMQAQAQDFDLVALAATRDELEARSSSAANGTRDLTWRIAEFVPVVGGNLTAVRYVSESIDDIVVQVASPAVDVISSFDLKTRDPETGGFDLTPIVEARKIVASADTVFSSSLKKLGTVNSGATVAPVAAAVDKLSDLLSTADGAVTEVAPLLDVAGSALGADGPRDYLLAFQNNAESTALGGSAAAYTLLHAENGAISVTAQANSGDFVEGDPVDVGVDQSALDLYSSFLIDHINTSTSRPDFPTAAKTISAFWERDLGISVDGVISVDPIALALVLKATGPVSLASGDELTDKNAVGLLTNGIYKRYPDNEDAPKADAFFEAAASSVLTKVTSGEFDLVTMLSSVSTGIESGSIMMWNSDAEAQGRLDGTRIQGALPIANSEETVVGVYYRDTSASKIDYYLGTATQTTSDRCSVPGSTTITTSVTLTSRLTTEEAEDLPEYVNSKNFGPDMFRTEVFVYGPVGATLTAAQVDAQGASTRIKPGATDLGRPVAPIEADLAPGESTTVSVTFTVDSADLGPVAVRGTPMIHATDVTVTDPQCG, from the coding sequence GTGGTCGCCGGAATTGTCGTCCTTTGCGGGGCGACATGGCTGGCCACCCGCGTGCTCGTTGTGAAAACTGATCTCGAAGCGTCCCAGCAGCTTGTCACGCAAATGCAGGCGCAGGCACAGGATTTTGACCTCGTCGCTTTAGCGGCGACGCGCGACGAGCTCGAAGCACGCTCGTCAAGCGCGGCGAACGGCACTCGCGACCTCACCTGGCGCATTGCAGAATTTGTTCCCGTTGTCGGCGGCAACCTCACCGCGGTGCGCTACGTCTCGGAGAGCATTGACGACATCGTCGTGCAGGTCGCATCGCCGGCCGTCGATGTGATTTCCTCCTTCGACCTCAAGACCAGGGATCCAGAAACCGGCGGATTCGATCTCACTCCTATCGTTGAGGCGCGCAAAATTGTGGCCTCGGCGGATACCGTGTTTTCTTCGTCGCTGAAGAAACTTGGGACCGTCAATTCCGGCGCGACGGTGGCGCCCGTAGCCGCTGCTGTTGACAAGCTCAGCGATCTCCTAAGTACGGCCGACGGCGCGGTCACAGAAGTCGCTCCCCTCCTTGATGTCGCAGGCTCTGCCTTGGGTGCTGATGGACCTCGCGATTACCTCCTGGCGTTCCAGAACAACGCCGAAAGTACCGCCCTGGGCGGCAGCGCGGCGGCGTACACCCTGCTGCACGCGGAAAACGGGGCAATCAGTGTCACCGCCCAGGCGAATAGCGGGGATTTCGTTGAAGGAGATCCCGTGGATGTTGGGGTCGACCAGAGCGCCCTGGACCTATACAGCAGCTTCCTCATTGACCACATCAACACTTCCACGAGCCGTCCCGACTTCCCGACCGCGGCCAAGACGATTAGCGCTTTCTGGGAGCGGGATCTGGGCATCAGCGTCGACGGGGTGATTTCGGTCGACCCGATTGCTTTGGCGCTCGTACTGAAAGCGACAGGTCCCGTAAGTCTCGCCTCTGGTGATGAGCTGACGGACAAAAACGCCGTGGGACTACTTACCAATGGGATCTATAAGCGGTACCCCGACAACGAGGACGCCCCAAAGGCAGACGCTTTTTTTGAGGCGGCAGCATCCTCCGTGCTCACGAAGGTCACCAGCGGAGAGTTCGACCTCGTCACCATGCTCAGCTCAGTTTCCACCGGTATCGAATCCGGCAGCATAATGATGTGGAACTCCGATGCCGAGGCGCAAGGTCGACTGGACGGCACCCGAATTCAGGGTGCGCTCCCGATTGCCAACAGTGAAGAAACGGTGGTGGGTGTGTACTACCGCGACACATCGGCTTCCAAGATCGATTACTACCTTGGTACAGCAACCCAGACGACCAGCGACAGGTGCTCTGTTCCCGGTTCTACGACCATCACCACATCCGTGACGCTTACTTCCCGGCTCACGACGGAGGAGGCTGAAGACCTCCCCGAGTATGTCAACAGTAAGAATTTTGGACCGGACATGTTCCGCACCGAGGTCTTTGTCTACGGACCCGTCGGTGCGACTTTGACGGCGGCGCAGGTGGACGCCCAGGGAGCCTCCACGAGGATCAAGCCTGGGGCCACCGATCTCGGTAGGCCGGTCGCCCCGATCGAGGCGGACCTTGCCCCCGGCGAGTCCACGACGGTGTCCGTCACTTTTACTGTCGACTCGGCTGATCTCGGTCCAGTCGCCGTTCGCGGTACGCCGATGATTCACGCCACGGACGTCACGGTCACCGACCCGCAGTGCGGGTAA
- a CDS encoding sugar transferase — MAIGDTRTAGVLRRRSWQRAYAVRLFSSDILVVLFAVFGSQLVWFGFATVPLSAPYNVGATYTAVSVVLVVAWMIMLDVFATRDHKVIGSGTLEYKRVADATVRLFGLFAIIAFLFKIEVARGYFLLALPLGMMLLIATRWRWRQWLRKRQARGFYLSRALLMGERRKSAHVATTIARTAGSGLLLVGALTREGSLGKGPICGVPIAGDYTDLLAAVDETNADTVIMTGADDIDPEDMRRVGWELEARDVELIVAPALTDIAGPRIHSRPVAGLPLIHVSYPQFEGVKRVTKRTFDIVGSALLILVSSPGLIWVAVAVKRSSPGNIVYRQDRIGRHGATFGMYKFRSMVQDADDQLESLLDAQGTSDTPLFKVTNDPRITPVGKILRKYSIDELPQLFNVLFGEMSLVGPRPQRAAEVALYDDAAHRRLIMKPGMSGLWQVSGRSNLSWEDSIRLDLYYVENWSLTADILILWRTVRAVVTPEGAV, encoded by the coding sequence ATGGCTATAGGGGACACTCGCACGGCAGGAGTGCTGCGCCGGCGGTCTTGGCAGCGGGCGTATGCGGTCCGTCTCTTTTCCAGCGACATCCTGGTGGTCCTGTTCGCCGTATTCGGCTCCCAATTGGTCTGGTTCGGCTTCGCGACTGTGCCTTTGAGCGCCCCGTACAACGTAGGCGCCACCTACACCGCGGTGTCGGTTGTTCTGGTCGTGGCGTGGATGATCATGCTCGATGTGTTCGCTACCCGGGATCACAAGGTGATCGGTAGCGGAACGCTCGAATACAAGCGAGTGGCCGATGCAACCGTCCGTCTTTTCGGTCTGTTCGCGATCATTGCGTTCCTATTCAAGATTGAAGTGGCGCGAGGATACTTCCTCTTGGCGCTGCCACTCGGCATGATGCTGCTGATCGCCACGCGATGGCGCTGGCGTCAGTGGTTGCGCAAGCGCCAAGCGAGAGGCTTCTACCTGTCCCGTGCGCTGCTCATGGGCGAGCGCCGCAAGTCGGCCCATGTGGCCACGACCATCGCCCGCACGGCGGGTTCGGGTCTACTCCTCGTAGGCGCCCTCACACGGGAGGGCAGCCTCGGCAAGGGGCCGATATGTGGGGTTCCGATCGCAGGCGACTACACCGATTTACTTGCCGCGGTGGACGAGACAAACGCGGACACAGTAATTATGACCGGCGCCGACGACATCGACCCCGAAGACATGCGCCGGGTGGGCTGGGAGCTCGAGGCCCGTGACGTAGAGCTAATTGTCGCGCCGGCCCTGACCGACATCGCTGGTCCACGCATCCACTCACGGCCTGTCGCCGGGCTGCCACTCATCCATGTGAGCTACCCGCAGTTCGAGGGTGTCAAGCGCGTAACCAAGCGCACCTTCGACATCGTCGGATCCGCACTGCTCATCTTGGTCAGCTCGCCTGGGCTCATCTGGGTCGCAGTCGCCGTGAAGCGTTCCAGCCCCGGCAACATTGTGTACCGGCAGGACCGCATCGGCCGGCACGGGGCGACCTTCGGCATGTACAAGTTCCGCTCCATGGTGCAGGACGCCGACGACCAGCTGGAGAGCCTGCTCGACGCGCAGGGCACGTCAGACACCCCGCTGTTCAAGGTCACCAACGACCCGCGCATCACCCCGGTCGGAAAGATCCTGCGCAAGTACTCGATTGATGAGCTGCCGCAGCTGTTCAACGTGCTGTTCGGTGAGATGAGTCTGGTGGGCCCGCGCCCGCAGCGCGCCGCCGAAGTGGCGCTCTACGACGATGCCGCGCATCGCCGGCTGATCATGAAGCCGGGCATGAGCGGGCTGTGGCAGGTCAGCGGCCGGTCCAACCTGAGCTGGGAAGACAGTATCCGCCTGGACCTGTACTACGTGGAGAACTGGTCGCTCACGGCAGACATCCTGATTCTGTGGCGCACTGTGCGGGCCGTGGTTACTCCTGAGGGTGCTGTTTAG
- the rplP gene encoding 50S ribosomal protein L16, whose amino-acid sequence MLIPRRVKHRKQHHPGRTGHATGGTTVSFGEYGIQALTPAYVTNRQIESARIAMTRHIKRGGKVWINIYPDRPLTKKPAETRMGSGKGSVEWWVANVKPGRVLFELSGVSDTVAREALTRAIHKLPLKARIIKREEGDA is encoded by the coding sequence ATGTTGATTCCCCGCAGAGTTAAGCACCGCAAGCAGCACCACCCCGGCCGTACCGGCCACGCAACCGGTGGTACCACTGTTTCGTTCGGCGAGTATGGCATTCAGGCCCTCACCCCCGCGTACGTGACCAACCGTCAGATCGAGTCCGCTCGTATCGCCATGACGCGTCACATCAAGCGTGGCGGCAAGGTCTGGATCAACATCTACCCGGACCGCCCGCTGACCAAGAAGCCTGCCGAAACCCGCATGGGTTCCGGTAAGGGTTCGGTCGAGTGGTGGGTCGCGAACGTCAAGCCGGGCCGCGTGCTCTTCGAGCTCTCCGGTGTCTCTGACACCGTTGCTCGCGAAGCGCTGACCCGCGCAATTCACAAGCTGCCCCTCAAGGCACGCATCATCAAGCGCGAGGAGGGCGACGCATAA
- a CDS encoding glycosyltransferase, protein MTGIVVHEWLAKRGGSENVVEEIVATFPDAQLQSLWNDAPQRFTDLSVAETWLARTPLRKSKALALPFMPTTWRHLGRNEADWILCSSHLFSHHARFAGPARAAPKLVYAHTPARYIWTPELDARGNNVLAKAARMPLQRLDRERAQEARAIAANSEFVRQRIQGCWNRDSVVIHPPVDVQAFADDPTAHLTEDEEQILDKLPATFLLGASRFIPYKRLDLVVSLGVASDTAVVLAGDGPSLPDLQALADQHPGMITFVLKPSRALLSALYRRALAYVFPAIEDFGIMPVEAMATGTPVIARDFGGAAESVVHGVTGVHLNDFTGQAGREAVALAAGLRPEDAIARAWQFDKSVFRASLRTWVDTEVHA, encoded by the coding sequence ATGACAGGCATCGTCGTTCACGAATGGTTAGCCAAACGTGGGGGCTCTGAAAATGTCGTCGAGGAGATCGTCGCGACGTTTCCAGATGCCCAGCTGCAATCGCTTTGGAATGACGCCCCCCAACGGTTCACTGATCTCAGCGTCGCGGAGACCTGGCTGGCCCGCACGCCGTTGCGCAAGTCCAAGGCACTTGCTCTGCCGTTCATGCCGACGACCTGGCGTCATCTGGGCCGCAATGAAGCCGACTGGATCCTCTGCAGCTCGCATCTTTTCTCCCATCACGCCCGGTTCGCCGGCCCGGCCCGTGCCGCCCCCAAACTCGTCTACGCGCACACGCCCGCGCGGTACATCTGGACGCCCGAGCTAGACGCCCGCGGCAATAATGTTCTGGCCAAAGCAGCCCGGATGCCCCTGCAGCGGCTCGACCGCGAGCGTGCGCAAGAGGCCAGAGCCATCGCAGCGAACAGCGAATTCGTTCGCCAACGGATCCAGGGATGTTGGAACCGTGACAGCGTGGTCATTCACCCACCGGTCGATGTCCAGGCCTTTGCCGATGACCCCACCGCACACCTCACCGAGGACGAGGAGCAGATCCTCGACAAGCTCCCCGCCACCTTCCTCCTGGGCGCCTCCCGCTTCATCCCGTACAAGCGCCTCGACCTCGTGGTGTCCCTCGGCGTCGCGTCCGACACGGCTGTAGTTCTGGCCGGCGACGGACCGTCTCTTCCCGACCTGCAGGCGCTAGCCGATCAGCACCCCGGCATGATCACCTTCGTCCTCAAGCCGTCACGCGCACTGCTGAGTGCTCTCTACCGGCGCGCTCTCGCCTACGTCTTCCCCGCTATCGAGGACTTCGGCATCATGCCCGTGGAGGCGATGGCCACCGGAACACCTGTGATCGCACGCGACTTCGGCGGCGCCGCCGAATCTGTGGTCCACGGGGTAACGGGCGTTCATCTGAACGACTTCACCGGCCAGGCCGGCCGGGAAGCCGTGGCACTCGCCGCTGGCTTGCGCCCGGAGGACGCCATCGCTCGCGCTTGGCAATTCGACAAGTCCGTCTTCCGTGCTTCCTTGCGCACATGGGTTGACACCGAAGTTCACGCCTAG
- the rplC gene encoding 50S ribosomal protein L3: MSYADTKTTKGLLGKKLGMTQVWDENNKLVPVTVIEISPNVVTQIRTKDIDGYAGVQIASGAIDPRKVNKPSAGHFEKAGVTPRRHVTELRTADAADYTLGQELTVDGVFVAGTKVDVMGTSKGKGFAGVMKRHNFKGVSASHGSHRNHRKPGSIGASSTPSRVFKGMRMAGRMGGERVTVLNLKVHAIDADKGLILVKGAVPGAKGRLVFVRTAVKGA; encoded by the coding sequence ATGTCGTACGCAGATACCAAGACCACCAAGGGCCTCCTCGGCAAGAAGCTCGGCATGACTCAGGTGTGGGACGAGAACAACAAGCTTGTTCCCGTTACCGTCATCGAGATCTCGCCGAACGTCGTCACCCAGATCCGCACGAAGGACATCGACGGCTACGCCGGCGTCCAGATTGCCTCTGGCGCCATCGACCCCCGCAAGGTGAACAAGCCGTCCGCAGGACACTTCGAGAAGGCCGGCGTCACGCCGCGCCGCCACGTTACCGAGCTCCGCACCGCGGATGCCGCTGACTACACCCTGGGCCAGGAGCTCACCGTTGACGGTGTGTTCGTTGCCGGCACCAAGGTCGACGTCATGGGCACCTCCAAGGGCAAGGGCTTCGCCGGTGTTATGAAGCGTCACAACTTCAAGGGTGTTTCCGCTTCGCACGGTTCACACCGCAACCACCGCAAGCCCGGTTCCATCGGTGCCTCCTCGACCCCCAGCCGTGTCTTCAAGGGCATGCGCATGGCCGGTCGTATGGGTGGCGAGCGCGTGACCGTGCTGAACCTCAAGGTTCACGCGATTGACGCTGACAAGGGCCTGATCCTGGTCAAGGGTGCCGTTCCCGGCGCCAAGGGCCGCCTCGTATTCGTCCGCACCGCAGTGAAGGGAGCGTAG
- the rplN gene encoding 50S ribosomal protein L14: protein MLQQESRLKVADNTGAKVLLTIRVLGGSGRRYAGLGDVIVATVKDAIPGGNVKKGDVVKAVIVRVKKQTRRPDGSYIKFDENAAVILKADGDPRGTRIFGPVGRELRDKKFMKIISLAPEVI from the coding sequence GTGCTTCAGCAAGAATCACGACTCAAAGTTGCCGACAACACCGGTGCCAAGGTCCTGTTGACGATCCGTGTTCTCGGTGGCTCCGGCCGTCGTTACGCCGGACTGGGTGACGTCATCGTCGCCACCGTCAAGGACGCCATCCCGGGCGGCAACGTCAAGAAGGGTGACGTCGTCAAAGCCGTCATCGTTCGCGTCAAAAAGCAGACCCGTCGTCCAGACGGCTCGTACATCAAGTTCGATGAGAACGCCGCAGTGATCTTGAAGGCTGACGGAGACCCCCGTGGTACCCGTATCTTCGGACCGGTCGGTCGCGAACTCCGCGACAAGAAGTTCATGAAGATCATTTCGTTGGCACCGGAGGTTATCTAA